From the genome of Haloplanus vescus:
GGTCGACTGACGGTGATTGGGGGTGCCGGTGTGTCGTCACCATTCTGACTTCCAGCAAACGCCACGAGCCAGCGGTCAGTCAATCTGGACGCGGATGGTCGTCCGCGTGATGCGGATGTCCTCCGTCTCGAACGAACACGTGACGGTCCCCGAGCCATCGAGTGGCTGACAGGGCGTGCCGTCCGACATCCCGTCGAGTTCGGTTTCGAAGTATCGCTTCCACGCTTCCGCCCGTCGTGGCTCCGTGTCGACGGTGATTGTCACTTCGTCCGACGGTTCGTGGTGGGCAAGCAGCGTCGTCGTCCCGTGCACGGACCGGACGAGCACCGTCGTCGACCCGCTTCGGCGCTGGACCGTGCCCGTCTGCGATTCGAGCGTCAGGTAGTGAATCACGGTCCGATTCTCGTCGAATCTGAACGGGGGCGTCCGCTGCATCACGGCGCCGCCCTGGTCGACGCGCAGGACGGCGCCCATCTCGTAGACGACACCCCGCGAGAGGTTCCCGCTATCGCCTGCCTGCCCGAACACGACCGGCCTGGACTCCGTTCTTCCGAGCGACGTCCCGTCCGAGAGCGTCACCTCTGAATCCAGTGAGTCGGCAAGCGTGAGCGTCGTCTCCGCGAGTTTGATCTCCGTGGCGCGCGACGGCGCCCCACCGTGGGCGATGTCGAGCTGGTTGTCCGCCAGCACGTCGAAGGCGCGTTCGCCGTTGTCGATGCGTTCGAGATTGCGGGTGTCTTGGAGGCTCGAGAGGCCGAACACCGACACCGTCCCGACGGAAAGGGTGATCAGAGAGAACACGAGGACGAAGCTCAACACCTCGCTGACGGCTCGGTCAGGCATTTCGCACCTCCAACTGCCCCGCCCCCGAATCGTAGTCGACGACGAGCGACCCGCCGGCGAGACTCGTCTCCGCGACGGGCAGTCGGGTCCGAACCATCACGGAGTCGGTGACACCGGAGCGACCGGTCTCCAGGTCGAGTCGGTAGATGTACTCGGGGTACGCCGGGTTGGCTTCGACTTCGACGATGTCGATCAAATACGATTCGCCGGCGACGCGGTCGGGGACGGAAATCCGCAGGGAGAGTTCACAGGAGTCACAGTCCGCGAGTCTGCTGGCGCTCGCCAAGTCGTCGGCGATGGTCTGTCCGATCACCTCGAGTTCGGTGTGGGCGGACTGCTCGCGCTGATTCTGCACCAACTCGCCGCCGGCGACGAGCAGTCCCGTGATGAGGATGGCGGCGATGCCGAGCGACAGGACGTAACCAAGCGCCGTCGACGTGGCCCGGCGGTCGAGAGAGAGCGTCACGGCGAGCACCCCCCGGTGTCGTGTCGCTCCGTCACCTGACGGAGCGAGGCCCCGTCTGACACGCTCCCGTTGACGTACACCGCCGTGTCGTTGGGCACGCCCGTAAAGGTCGTCGTCTGGTCCGTATCACCGTTGTAGGTCTGGTCGGCGATGCCCGTCCCGTTGGAGGCGTACGCCATACTGATGTTGACGGTCCCGACGTCACTGCTGCCGTCCGGATCGGCCACTTTCCAGTCGATGGTGGACGTCTCGCCGGCCGTGACGTTGAACGTCGTGAACGTCGGCCCCGTCGCGGCTGGACCGACCTCGTCCGGCGCGAGTCGGAGGGTCCGCTGGTAGTCGAGGTCCGTCGTCCCGGCGTCGAGGTACGTCGTCGCGGCGTAGATGGCGGGTGTCGTGTACGGGTCGTCGCCGCTCGCCGTGCCGTAGGTCGGCGGACTCGGGGGCGAACAGCTCCCGGGGTAGTTGTCGGCGTCGACGGCGGTGCGAAGCCCCGTCTGGTGGCGGTCGACGACGAGCGAGTATGTGGCCCGAATCTGGTCACCGTTCGTGACCGAGACGTTGACCGGCTCGTCCAAGGGAGCGTCGGTACTCAGGTCCGCCAGTCCGCGACAGTACTCGCCGTCGACGCTCCCGGCAGTGACGTCTATCTGCCCCGCTTCCAACGCGCACGTCGACGTGTCACCCGGGCGCTCGATACGGACGTGCGCGCCGCCGCCGCCGTCGGGTTCGACGATGACTTCGTGAGTCGTGCCGTTGTCGAGTTGGATGTGGACCTCGTCACCGGATTCGACCGAGGAGACGTTGACTTGGAGGCGGAACGCGCGGACGCGTGAATCGTTCACCATAGTCCAGTCCGACTCGTTGGCGCGGTTTGTCAGTCCGGTCGACCGGTTGGCGTCGACGATACGGGTCCCCTGGTAGACGCCGTCTCGCTCGATACCCGCGGCCACGCCGTCGGTCGCGGAGTAGTTGGCGAGGGTGGGTATCAGCGCGTTCGTCACGTCGTAGTAGGTGTCGTTCCGGTCGGCGAAACTGGTCGTATCGCGACGGTTGGCGTGTTCGATAGCGCCGCCGACCCCCTCGACGACGGCCGATTCGAGGCTACTCACCTTCTCGGCGTCGGCGTGAGTCTGTCGCGTCGCCAGGTTCTCCGTGAAGATGACGGAGTTGAGTAGCATACTGAGCGAGAGCAGGATGACTGCGAGGGCGAGCGCACCCACGAGGAGGAGTTGCGCCCGGTCGTGACGCCTCACATCCGCCATACCACCACCTCCACGCGGACGACGTTGTACAGCCCAGTCGTCGAATCCGGTGGGATGTACGTCCGATACGACGCCGACTCGTTGACCGTCGTGTCGGTCGGGTGACCGTCGGCGTCGTAGAGCGGGTGGTCGTCGTAGAGCGACAGCGTTGCCGACGCCGTCGCCGCGTTGTCGCTGGGTTCGCCGCGGTAGATGAACTGCTTGCTGACGAACGTCTGCGTGTCCGTCGTGTACGTGAAGTAGACGTTGAAGGCGACGCCACGCGACTCGAAGGTGTTGAGGAGCATCGCGCCGAACCGCGTCTGGTTGACCTCCGCGTCCGTCGTGTACGCACCCGCCGTGACGCCGTGGAGCGTCCCGTTCGTGTCGTCCCAGTAGGTGACGGCGGCGTCGAGGGCGCCGTTCTCGCGGGCGGCGTCGAGGACGCCCTCCGCCGACGCTTGCTGCTGGTTCTCGATGTGCTGGCTGGCCGTACTGGCCGACAGCGGCGTGACTGCCGTCACCTGCAGGGCGAACACGACGCTCGCGAGGACGATGAGGCTCGCCGCGATTGCCTCCAGCGTGTGGGCTTGTGCGCGCACGAGTTACCACATCCTGACGACGACTGTCGCCGTAATCCCGTCGACGGAGACGACGCGTCGGCCGATGACCGACGCGCCGTTCGGCGGGAGCGGTTCGCCGGCGTCGAGCGCGACCCCACTCGAACACGTATCGGTGTCGCTGACCGTGATTTGGCCGCCGTCGGCACAGACGGGGTACTGACTGCCGCCAGCGGTGTCCGGGTCGCCCGCGACGACGGTCACGTTCGCGTGGTGGCCGCTCGTGAGCGCCACCTGTTCGGAAAGCGGTTCGCTGTCGTCGAAGGCACACCCTGTGTCGGTCCCGTCATCGTCGAAGAAGGCAATCGTACACCGACGGTCGAGCGTCGCGCGGTTCCCGTCACCGTCGCCGTCGAGGAGGTCGTAGACGACCGTATCGGCGACGCGGTCGATGCCCGCAAGCTCTTCCTGTGGCCCGCCGGTGAACGGCTGAAAGATGCCGGGGATGAACGCGACGACGAACGCGACCACGAGAAGGAAGACGCTCGTCCCGATGGCGAAGTCGATGGTCGTCTGGCCGCGACTCATCCAACCACCAACCACACGGCGAGTGCGATTGTCTGCAGGATGACGACGAACTTGACTCCGGACATCAGCCGAGCGGTCCGGATGTAGCCACTGATGATACCCGAGAGGATGGCCTGGAGGGTCACGGCGTGGAAGAACAGAAGAGAGAGTAGCTGCGTGTCGATGTTGCCACCGAACTGCGAGGAGCCACCACCGCCACCGCCGCCGCTTCCCGCCTGCTGAGTCAGCCCTGCCATCACGTCGAGGAACTGCGTCTTCAGGATGGCCATGACTCCGAGCAGGGTGAGATACGTCATCAGGATGATGGCAACCTGCATCCGGGTCCGGGACCGGCGTTCGCGCTCGATGTCGTCTTGGTTCTCACTCGCCTGCGCGGCCGTCGTCAGCACCTGCGTGATCTGACTCGACGCCTCCTGTGCCTTCCCGATGAGTTTGACCGTCCGCGCCAGTCGCGGCACGTGGTACTTGTTGTTGAACTCGATGAGCGCGTTCCGCAGACTCATGCCGTAGTTCACCTTCGCGTAAATCACGTCGAACTCGTCTGCGAGCTTCCCGGAGGACGTGTCGGCGACGGTCTGAATCGACTCCAAGAGGGTCTGGCCCGTGTCGTTGGCGCTCGACAGTTTCCGGAGGTTGTCGGAGAGCTTGCCGGTGATGGCGGCGCGAGCACGGACGTTCCACTCGTGGAAGACGCCGAGGGGAATGAGGGTGAGATAGAGCGGGACGTACAGCCAGACGAACGTCCCCCAGACGGGTGCCTGCACCAGACCGTCCCACGTCGTCGGCGCCGCGCCACTCACCGCGGCGAACCCGACCAACACGAGCGCAGCGGGCACGGTCAACGCGAGCGTGAACCCGGGATGGTTGCGGAAGAAGAGGTGTGGCTTCTGGAGCAGCTGCTTGGTCTGGAAGGTTCCCTCGCGGAATTTGATGCGGTCGAAGATGCCGAACTCGCCCACGTAGTTCTCGATGAGGCCGAGGCTGAACAGGCCGTCGTTGGACGCTCGTTGCGTGCGGTCGTTCCCACCTGGCGTTTCGAGGTAGCCGTCACCGGGTTCGTCGCGTTTCACCGTCGACACCAACACCATGAACATCACGCCGGTGATGGGAATCAGGCCGTAGACCGTCGCGAACAGCATGAACGACTGGGCCTCGCCCAGCATGCTCATGATGACGAGGATGATTATCAGCAGCAGCGGGAACAGCGAGAGCGTCATGTACATCTCGCCGAACAGTTCCAGCGTGTCGAGGGTGACCTCCTGTTGCTGCTTGGCGGTCCGCATGTGCTTGTCCTTCTTGTCGGAGAGGAACGCCTGCATGTTCCCGCCGGAGTTGACGATAGACAGCATGTCCGTCAGGAACTGCGAGAGGTCGTCGCTCGGCGTCTCGACGGCCTGTTGCTGGATGGCGTTGCGGTAGTCCGTCCCGAAGTACTCCGTCTCTTGGACGATGCTCTGGAACTCCCGTGCGACTTCGCCGTAGGTGTCGTCGGCGCGCGCCATCGCCTCCAGAATCTCAAGTTGATTGAGTCCCCCGACCGACAGCGCGTACATGAACGAAATCGAGTCCGAGAGCAGCATGTTGATTTCGCGCTCCCGGGAGGAGGCTTTCGAGTAGGGGATGGCGATGAGCGTCCCGAACCCCGTCGTGAATCCGATGGAGCCGGCGAGGATACCGACGATACCGATGGCGAGGGGGACTTTGAGACGTTCGAAGATGGCGACGACCGTCTCGTTGGGGATGCGCGCACCCGTCGAGAACGTCTCCGGGGTGACGATGCCGAACGCGAAGAGGCTGTAGCCGAGGAGCGTGCCAACTATCCAGAGGACGCCGCCGAGGAGGACGCCGACCGCGAGCGCTCGCGACAGGTAGAGTTCGACCGTCGTCGCCATCCGCGCCTGCACGAGCTTCGTCTCGACCTCGCTCACGAAGTCACCATCGTCGTCGAATATCAGCTGGTACAGCGGGTAGAACAGGTCACCGAGGCTGTCGACGCTGCGGTCCAGTCCCCCGGCAGAGTCCAGACTCACGTTAGCCCTCCGTGTCCGCGTCAGCGTCGGTCACGTCACCGAACCCCCACTCGTCTACGTCCGCCGTGTCCGCCGCCTCGGCGGCCGAGTCGTCCGTTTTCTCGTCCTCGTCGGATTCGTCCTCGTCCGAGTCGTCGGTCGCGCTGGTGTCGAACTCGCCTGAATCGTCGGTCGCGCTGGTGTCGAACTCGCCTGAATCGTCGGTCGCACCGGTGTCGAACTCGCCTGAATCGTCGGTCGCACCGGTGTCGAACCCGTCCACCGACTCGTTGCCCTCGGTCGACTCCCCGACCGACGCGGCACCGTCGTCGAAGGAGATGCCGTAGTCATCCTCGCCAGCGCCCGTTTCGCCACCGAACGAAATCTCCTCGTCAAGGTCGGCCGAGCCACCGGTGGCCCCCATCTCCGTTCCCGTCTCCGTCTCTGGGACGGGGTCTGGATCAGCCGATTGCTCGCCCGCCGGTGATTCGTCGGGTGACGTGTCGGGGGACGCCTCGTCTGGAGACGTATCGGTCGATTCCTCGTCCGCGGGGGCGTCCTCGCCCACGTCGGGCGTCGACGACGGCGTCGGGTCGGGCGTCACGTCCGGTTCGGGAGACACGTCCGAGAGCGCCGTCTCGATACCGGGCACGGCCTCGCCGCGGTACTCCTCGAGCAGTTCCGTCTCCGCGCGTTCGAGGATGTCCGCACACCGACCCAGTTCCTCCTCCGCCGGGTCCGGGCGCGGGACCATCGCCTCCTTCTCGGGGTCGATGTCGATGAGGACAGATTCCATCTCGCGGAGGTCCTCCAGGCTCCGTTCGAGGTGGTCGTTGGCCATCAGCGCGAGGATGGTCTCCTCGTCGTTGATGAACGCCTGCACCGTCGCCGCCACTTGGGTGTAGGTGTTGAGTCCGTTCTCGATGAGGTACGCGAGGACGACCTGCCGTTTGAACAGTTCCTCCTCCAACGTAGCTCGAGTCCACCCGCGGTCGAACCGAATCTCTTCCAGGGTGTTGGAGT
Proteins encoded in this window:
- a CDS encoding DUF7266 family protein; amino-acid sequence: MTLSLDRRATSTALGYVLSLGIAAILITGLLVAGGELVQNQREQSAHTELEVIGQTIADDLASASRLADCDSCELSLRISVPDRVAGESYLIDIVEVEANPAYPEYIYRLDLETGRSGVTDSVMVRTRLPVAETSLAGGSLVVDYDSGAGQLEVRNA
- a CDS encoding type II secretion system F family protein, which codes for MSLDSAGGLDRSVDSLGDLFYPLYQLIFDDDGDFVSEVETKLVQARMATTVELYLSRALAVGVLLGGVLWIVGTLLGYSLFAFGIVTPETFSTGARIPNETVVAIFERLKVPLAIGIVGILAGSIGFTTGFGTLIAIPYSKASSREREINMLLSDSISFMYALSVGGLNQLEILEAMARADDTYGEVAREFQSIVQETEYFGTDYRNAIQQQAVETPSDDLSQFLTDMLSIVNSGGNMQAFLSDKKDKHMRTAKQQQEVTLDTLELFGEMYMTLSLFPLLLIIILVIMSMLGEAQSFMLFATVYGLIPITGVMFMVLVSTVKRDEPGDGYLETPGGNDRTQRASNDGLFSLGLIENYVGEFGIFDRIKFREGTFQTKQLLQKPHLFFRNHPGFTLALTVPAALVLVGFAAVSGAAPTTWDGLVQAPVWGTFVWLYVPLYLTLIPLGVFHEWNVRARAAITGKLSDNLRKLSSANDTGQTLLESIQTVADTSSGKLADEFDVIYAKVNYGMSLRNALIEFNNKYHVPRLARTVKLIGKAQEASSQITQVLTTAAQASENQDDIERERRSRTRMQVAIILMTYLTLLGVMAILKTQFLDVMAGLTQQAGSGGGGGGGSSQFGGNIDTQLLSLLFFHAVTLQAILSGIISGYIRTARLMSGVKFVVILQTIALAVWLVVG
- a CDS encoding DUF7261 family protein codes for the protein MADVRRHDRAQLLLVGALALAVILLSLSMLLNSVIFTENLATRQTHADAEKVSSLESAVVEGVGGAIEHANRRDTTSFADRNDTYYDVTNALIPTLANYSATDGVAAGIERDGVYQGTRIVDANRSTGLTNRANESDWTMVNDSRVRAFRLQVNVSSVESGDEVHIQLDNGTTHEVIVEPDGGGGAHVRIERPGDTSTCALEAGQIDVTAGSVDGEYCRGLADLSTDAPLDEPVNVSVTNGDQIRATYSLVVDRHQTGLRTAVDADNYPGSCSPPSPPTYGTASGDDPYTTPAIYAATTYLDAGTTDLDYQRTLRLAPDEVGPAATGPTFTTFNVTAGETSTIDWKVADPDGSSDVGTVNISMAYASNGTGIADQTYNGDTDQTTTFTGVPNDTAVYVNGSVSDGASLRQVTERHDTGGCSP
- a CDS encoding DUF7287 family protein; the protein is MSRGQTTIDFAIGTSVFLLVVAFVVAFIPGIFQPFTGGPQEELAGIDRVADTVVYDLLDGDGDGNRATLDRRCTIAFFDDDGTDTGCAFDDSEPLSEQVALTSGHHANVTVVAGDPDTAGGSQYPVCADGGQITVSDTDTCSSGVALDAGEPLPPNGASVIGRRVVSVDGITATVVVRMW
- a CDS encoding DUF7289 family protein translates to MPDRAVSEVLSFVLVFSLITLSVGTVSVFGLSSLQDTRNLERIDNGERAFDVLADNQLDIAHGGAPSRATEIKLAETTLTLADSLDSEVTLSDGTSLGRTESRPVVFGQAGDSGNLSRGVVYEMGAVLRVDQGGAVMQRTPPFRFDENRTVIHYLTLESQTGTVQRRSGSTTVLVRSVHGTTTLLAHHEPSDEVTITVDTEPRRAEAWKRYFETELDGMSDGTPCQPLDGSGTVTCSFETEDIRITRTTIRVQID
- a CDS encoding DUF7288 family protein, translated to MRAQAHTLEAIAASLIVLASVVFALQVTAVTPLSASTASQHIENQQQASAEGVLDAARENGALDAAVTYWDDTNGTLHGVTAGAYTTDAEVNQTRFGAMLLNTFESRGVAFNVYFTYTTDTQTFVSKQFIYRGEPSDNAATASATLSLYDDHPLYDADGHPTDTTVNESASYRTYIPPDSTTGLYNVVRVEVVVWRM